In Fibrobacter succinogenes, a single window of DNA contains:
- a CDS encoding O-antigen ligase — translation MVIIIIDIIISLIVFACIRNFSFGFLLSLCAKILFPPFVRFVAGPVSIAINDFLLIALTISFFLNKAFIEKKTARVYFPKGLLIYLGFTYSTTFFLILLSSDATPFDFQIFSFLKTLSQEIPYVIFAYYAFKNFNTKHINILFYTAIFAGIYGIIVYITKLNPYIDTISLIYVGENRFDFFLEQIRGGLTGRISGTLEHPLTWGQLWGVLLSLFLIYRDCIKNKVIKYIFIILATSNILFSGSRTSIVVLCCICSFYLISIKKKKLLQYLIVSFASFLILIQPLQEYQYTAGYIKYIESGLFFWDNSYSDAANIDGSNISMRSEQFETTLSIASGNPIGGLGFNSIQYFSSSSFNSMYGFESVLFQKIVEQGILGFICFCFSLYLFTKWIFKHVTKDKFLLWLGYFSSYFLSILLTGIQNTWSFFIISAFFAISKYQPPPKKQYALR, via the coding sequence ATGGTTATAATAATTATAGACATTATTATTTCACTGATTGTATTCGCGTGTATTCGAAATTTCAGTTTCGGATTTTTGCTTTCGTTGTGCGCAAAAATTCTATTCCCTCCTTTTGTGCGCTTCGTTGCAGGTCCGGTATCAATTGCAATTAACGATTTTCTCTTAATAGCGCTAACTATATCATTTTTCTTGAATAAAGCCTTTATAGAAAAAAAAACGGCTAGAGTCTATTTTCCCAAAGGTCTACTCATATATTTAGGCTTTACGTATTCTACGACCTTCTTTTTGATTCTGCTATCATCTGATGCAACGCCTTTTGATTTTCAAATTTTTTCATTCTTAAAAACATTAAGCCAAGAAATTCCTTACGTCATTTTCGCTTATTACGCATTTAAAAATTTCAACACAAAACACATAAATATTTTATTCTACACAGCGATTTTTGCCGGAATTTATGGAATAATTGTATATATTACAAAACTAAACCCCTATATAGATACCATATCACTCATATACGTAGGAGAGAACAGATTTGATTTTTTCTTAGAACAAATACGCGGTGGGTTAACCGGCCGAATTTCAGGAACACTGGAACATCCATTAACATGGGGGCAATTATGGGGTGTCTTATTATCCTTATTCCTAATTTACAGAGATTGCATAAAAAACAAAGTTATCAAATACATTTTTATTATACTAGCGACTTCTAATATTCTTTTTTCAGGAAGTCGAACATCCATAGTAGTTCTTTGCTGCATCTGTTCTTTTTACTTAATCTCTATCAAGAAAAAAAAGCTTCTTCAATACCTAATCGTTTCTTTTGCCTCATTTCTCATTTTAATACAACCACTACAGGAATATCAATATACAGCAGGTTATATAAAATACATTGAATCAGGACTTTTCTTTTGGGACAATTCTTATAGCGATGCAGCCAATATAGATGGAAGCAATATTTCCATGCGTTCTGAACAATTTGAAACGACATTAAGCATCGCTTCAGGTAATCCCATTGGTGGGCTTGGCTTTAATTCCATTCAATATTTTTCCTCGTCATCTTTCAATAGTATGTATGGTTTTGAAAGTGTTCTATTCCAAAAAATAGTAGAGCAAGGAATACTCGGTTTTATATGCTTTTGTTTCAGTTTATACTTATTCACAAAATGGATATTCAAGCACGTCACCAAAGACAAATTCCTTTTATGGTTAGGGTATTTCTCTAGTTATTTCCTGTCTATTTTGCTTACAGGCATTCAAAATACATGGTCATTTTTCATCATTTCTGCTTTCTTTGCCATTTCAAAATATCAACCACCTCCCAAAAAGCAATATGCGCTCCGCTAA
- a CDS encoding WecB/TagA/CpsF family glycosyltransferase gives MPIPKLIKKIIETDPNNPNIFEEKGKIYTFLNPVSYLEAIQNKDLYNNFDGIFIDGRFLAIAITILYHKRIKRCSFDMTSLAPKLFAYAIDHNKTIYFVGGMPNEINQAMKSFTEHYPKLIIAGTRNGYFNSVQDIDSEIQKIIITKPNFVVCGMGAINQEKFLSRLKEAYYEGIAFTCGGFISQTSMSSFIYYPRIFDILDLRFVYRIIKEKHTRKRYLKAFFWFPVMFFREWLAHKNNKAINQ, from the coding sequence GTGCCTATCCCAAAGCTTATAAAGAAAATAATAGAAACAGATCCCAATAACCCGAATATTTTTGAAGAAAAAGGGAAAATATATACATTCCTTAACCCTGTATCGTATTTGGAAGCTATTCAAAACAAGGATTTATATAATAATTTTGACGGAATATTTATAGATGGCAGATTTCTTGCAATCGCAATAACCATTCTTTACCATAAGCGAATTAAACGATGCAGTTTCGACATGACTTCGTTAGCGCCAAAATTGTTTGCATATGCAATAGACCACAATAAAACCATTTATTTCGTAGGCGGGATGCCAAACGAAATTAATCAAGCAATGAAGTCTTTTACAGAACACTATCCTAAATTGATTATCGCAGGAACTCGTAACGGTTATTTCAACAGCGTTCAAGATATTGATTCTGAAATTCAAAAAATCATAATCACAAAACCCAATTTCGTGGTCTGCGGGATGGGCGCGATAAATCAAGAGAAATTTCTTTCGCGATTGAAAGAAGCCTACTATGAAGGTATCGCATTCACTTGCGGGGGCTTTATATCCCAAACATCAATGTCAAGCTTTATTTATTATCCGCGGATATTTGATATTCTGGATTTACGTTTTGTGTATCGCATAATCAAAGAAAAACATACACGCAAACGTTATTTAAAAGCTTTTTTTTGGTTTCCAGTAATGTTTTTTAGAGAATGGCTAGCTCACAAGAATAACAAGGCGATCAACCAATAA
- a CDS encoding NAD-dependent epimerase/dehydratase family protein gives MLDKNVILDGKTVLVTGAAGFIGSNLCKKLLNSYSCTELVGLDSITDYYDVNIKHERLKEIEALATEKNKKWTFVKTNLADKTALDNLFEKYHFAVVVNLAAQAGVRYSITNPDAYIQSNLIGFYNILEACRKGAGKGELEHLVYASSSSVYGCNKKVPYSTDDKVDNPVSLYAATKKSNELMAHAYSKLYNIPSTGLRFFTVYGPAGRPDMAYFGFTNKLKAGKTIQIFNYGKCKRDFTYVDDIVEGVVRVMQHAPEKQNGEDGLPLPPYKVYNIGNNHPENLLDFVTILQEELVRAKVLPADYDFEAHKELVPMQPGDVPVTYADTSALEADFGFKPATPLRDGLRKFAEWYAGWYGRGE, from the coding sequence ATGCTTGATAAAAACGTTATTCTAGATGGAAAAACAGTCCTTGTGACAGGAGCCGCAGGCTTTATCGGAAGCAATCTCTGTAAGAAGTTGCTGAACAGCTACTCCTGCACCGAGCTCGTCGGGCTCGATTCCATCACCGACTACTATGACGTAAACATCAAGCATGAACGCCTCAAGGAAATCGAAGCACTTGCGACCGAGAAAAACAAAAAATGGACCTTCGTCAAAACGAACCTCGCAGACAAGACCGCCCTCGATAATCTGTTTGAAAAGTACCACTTCGCCGTCGTCGTGAACCTCGCCGCCCAAGCCGGCGTTCGCTACTCCATCACAAACCCCGACGCCTACATTCAAAGCAACCTCATCGGCTTTTACAACATCCTCGAAGCCTGCCGCAAGGGCGCGGGCAAAGGCGAACTCGAACACCTCGTCTACGCAAGTTCCTCCAGCGTGTACGGATGCAACAAAAAAGTTCCCTACTCCACCGATGATAAAGTGGACAACCCCGTATCGCTATACGCTGCCACCAAAAAGAGCAACGAACTCATGGCGCACGCCTATAGCAAACTCTACAACATCCCAAGCACCGGACTACGCTTCTTTACCGTCTACGGACCCGCCGGCCGCCCAGACATGGCCTACTTCGGCTTCACCAACAAGCTCAAGGCCGGCAAGACCATCCAGATTTTCAACTACGGCAAGTGCAAGCGCGATTTCACCTACGTCGATGACATCGTCGAAGGCGTCGTCCGCGTGATGCAGCACGCCCCTGAAAAGCAGAACGGCGAAGACGGACTACCGCTCCCGCCCTACAAGGTTTACAACATCGGAAATAATCACCCCGAAAACCTGCTCGACTTCGTGACCATCCTCCAAGAAGAACTCGTCCGCGCGAAAGTGCTCCCCGCCGATTACGACTTCGAAGCGCACAAGGAACTCGTGCCCATGCAACCAGGTGATGTGCCTGTGACCTACGCCGACACGAGCGCACTAGAGGCCGATTTTGGATTCAAACCCGCCACCCCACTCAGGGATGGGCTAAGAAAGTTTGCAGAATGGTATGCCGGGTGGTATGGGAGAGGGGAATAA
- a CDS encoding UDP-glucose/GDP-mannose dehydrogenase family protein translates to MNIAIVGTGYVGLVSGTCFAEMGVNVTCVDVNQAKIESLQKGEIPIYEPGLDEMVLRNQREGRLKFTTDLASILDDVEMVFSAVGTPPDEDGSADLQYVLAVARTFGQNIKKYTVLVTKSTVPVGTAKKVKAAIQEELDKRGVNVPFDVASNPEFLKEGSAITDFMKPDRVVVGVESEQAKELMTRLYRPMMLNNFRVIFTDIPSAEMIKYAANSMLATRISFMNDIANLCELVGADVNMVRKGIGSDTRIGSKFLYPGCGYGGSCFPKDVKALIKTAEKNGYKMGVLKAVEEVNEYQKTVLFNKLAKRFGGEANLKGKTIAMWGLAFKPETDDMREATALVLIDLLVKAGATVRVYDPVAMNECKRRMAARNDAAAIANQIVYCKDMYEALLDADALLLVTEWKQFRMPSFGVMKKSMKNALIIDGRNIYDAKELAEAGFEYSAIGC, encoded by the coding sequence ATGAATATCGCAATCGTTGGAACAGGATATGTAGGACTTGTCAGCGGCACATGCTTTGCCGAAATGGGCGTCAACGTGACATGCGTCGACGTGAATCAAGCTAAAATCGAATCTCTCCAAAAAGGTGAAATCCCTATATACGAACCGGGCCTCGACGAAATGGTTCTCCGCAACCAACGCGAAGGCCGCCTCAAATTTACAACCGATCTTGCCAGCATTCTTGACGATGTAGAAATGGTCTTTAGCGCCGTGGGAACGCCCCCAGACGAAGACGGATCCGCCGACTTGCAATACGTGCTCGCCGTTGCCCGCACCTTCGGCCAGAACATCAAAAAATACACCGTTCTCGTGACCAAGTCCACCGTCCCAGTAGGAACCGCAAAAAAAGTCAAGGCAGCCATTCAAGAAGAACTCGACAAGCGTGGCGTGAACGTTCCGTTCGACGTTGCAAGCAATCCGGAATTTTTGAAAGAAGGCAGCGCCATCACGGACTTCATGAAACCCGATCGCGTTGTCGTGGGTGTCGAAAGCGAACAGGCTAAGGAACTCATGACCCGCCTCTACCGTCCGATGATGCTCAACAACTTCCGCGTGATTTTCACGGACATCCCGAGCGCCGAAATGATCAAATACGCAGCGAACTCCATGCTCGCGACCCGCATCAGCTTCATGAACGACATCGCAAACCTCTGCGAACTCGTAGGCGCCGACGTGAACATGGTCCGTAAGGGCATCGGTAGCGACACCCGCATTGGCAGCAAGTTCCTCTACCCGGGCTGCGGCTACGGCGGAAGTTGCTTCCCGAAGGACGTGAAGGCCCTCATCAAGACCGCCGAGAAGAACGGCTACAAGATGGGCGTTTTAAAAGCCGTCGAAGAAGTGAACGAATACCAGAAGACCGTCCTTTTCAACAAACTCGCGAAACGCTTCGGCGGCGAAGCGAACCTCAAAGGCAAGACCATTGCCATGTGGGGTCTCGCCTTTAAGCCAGAAACGGACGACATGCGCGAAGCCACTGCCCTCGTGCTCATCGACCTGCTCGTGAAAGCCGGAGCGACAGTCCGCGTGTACGACCCGGTTGCCATGAATGAATGCAAGCGTAGAATGGCTGCGCGAAATGACGCTGCGGCAATTGCAAACCAGATCGTTTACTGCAAGGACATGTACGAAGCGCTGCTCGATGCAGACGCACTCCTCCTCGTGACCGAATGGAAGCAGTTCCGCATGCCAAGCTTCGGCGTAATGAAGAAGTCGATGAAGAATGCCCTCATCATCGATGGCCGCAACATCTACGACGCCAAGGAACTCGCCGAAGCCGGATTCGAATACTCTGCGATTGGGTGCTAA